The following are from one region of the Syngnathus typhle isolate RoL2023-S1 ecotype Sweden linkage group LG22, RoL_Styp_1.0, whole genome shotgun sequence genome:
- the ostm1 gene encoding osteopetrosis-associated transmembrane protein 1 isoform X3 yields MLVNTYMNISSEQLGPGNESCRDSLLRSDRLMLVYLLFNNLKDMWTKSACDNCINDGFQSLTNDTLYFMSTLNQTLTCFDMYQQGNHTELCKNCKSAYKVLNELYSRMEKNDTMCIDIEDGMNVTRRLWSKNFKCSLPREETVPVIAVSGFMLFLPIIFYLSSFLHSEQKKRKLIHPKRAKSYAASLMNIQDKQS; encoded by the exons ATGCTGGTGAACACCTACATGAACATCTCCTCGGAACAG TTGGGTCCTGGCAATGAGAGCTGCAGGGACAGCCTTCTGCGCAGTGACCGTCTCATGCTGGTCTATCTGCTGTTTAACAACCTAAAGGACATGTGGACCAAATCTGCCTGTGACA ACTGTATCAATGATGGATTCCAGAGCCTCACCAATGACACTCTGTATTTCATGTCCACTCTCAACCAAACTCTCACCTGCTTTGATATGTATCAACAG GGGAACCACACAGAGCTGTGTAAAAACTGTAAGAGTGCATATAAGGTCCTCAATGAGCTTTACAGCCGCATGGAGAAGAACGACACCATGTGTATTGACATTGAGGATGGG ATGAACGTGACCCGCAGGCTGTGGAGTAAAAACTTCAAATGTTCCCTCCCCCGCGAGGAGACGGTGCCTGTCATCGCCGTGTCCGGCTTCATGCTCTTTCTGCCCATCATCTTCTACTTGAGCAGCTTCCTTCACTCGGAACAAAAGAAACGCAAGCTCATACACC CCAAGAGAGCAAAGTCGTACGCCGCCAGTCTGATGAACATTCAGGACAAGCAGAGCTGA
- the ostm1 gene encoding osteopetrosis-associated transmembrane protein 1 isoform X2 — translation MSAFPDDLEVSDYCSELLSLFGQRYETYVNCLVTSARPVKVCQNCFGAYGMLVNTYMNISSEQLGPGNESCRDSLLRSDRLMLVYLLFNNLKDMWTKSACDNCINDGFQSLTNDTLYFMSTLNQTLTCFDMYQQGNHTELCKNCKSAYKVLNELYSRMEKNDTMCIDIEDGMNVTRRLWSKNFKCSLPREETVPVIAVSGFMLFLPIIFYLSSFLHSEQKKRKLIHPKRAKSYAASLMNIQDKQS, via the exons ATGTCCGCCTTCCCGGACGATTTGGAGGTGAGCGACTACTGCAGCGAGCTGCTGAGCCTGTTTGGCCAGCGCTATGAGACCTATGTCAACTGCCTGGTTACGTCTGCCCGGCCGGTTAAAGTTTGCCAGAACTGCTTCGGCGCCTACGGCATGCTGGTGAACACCTACATGAACATCTCCTCGGAACAG TTGGGTCCTGGCAATGAGAGCTGCAGGGACAGCCTTCTGCGCAGTGACCGTCTCATGCTGGTCTATCTGCTGTTTAACAACCTAAAGGACATGTGGACCAAATCTGCCTGTGACA ACTGTATCAATGATGGATTCCAGAGCCTCACCAATGACACTCTGTATTTCATGTCCACTCTCAACCAAACTCTCACCTGCTTTGATATGTATCAACAG GGGAACCACACAGAGCTGTGTAAAAACTGTAAGAGTGCATATAAGGTCCTCAATGAGCTTTACAGCCGCATGGAGAAGAACGACACCATGTGTATTGACATTGAGGATGGG ATGAACGTGACCCGCAGGCTGTGGAGTAAAAACTTCAAATGTTCCCTCCCCCGCGAGGAGACGGTGCCTGTCATCGCCGTGTCCGGCTTCATGCTCTTTCTGCCCATCATCTTCTACTTGAGCAGCTTCCTTCACTCGGAACAAAAGAAACGCAAGCTCATACACC CCAAGAGAGCAAAGTCGTACGCCGCCAGTCTGATGAACATTCAGGACAAGCAGAGCTGA
- the ostm1 gene encoding osteopetrosis-associated transmembrane protein 1 isoform X1 produces the protein MFLNYQNLFLTAWSLYICSVAPSEGANATLSVSAAAESPVFLPATEDDSPAPFILMSAFPDDLEVSDYCSELLSLFGQRYETYVNCLVTSARPVKVCQNCFGAYGMLVNTYMNISSEQLGPGNESCRDSLLRSDRLMLVYLLFNNLKDMWTKSACDNCINDGFQSLTNDTLYFMSTLNQTLTCFDMYQQGNHTELCKNCKSAYKVLNELYSRMEKNDTMCIDIEDGMNVTRRLWSKNFKCSLPREETVPVIAVSGFMLFLPIIFYLSSFLHSEQKKRKLIHPKRAKSYAASLMNIQDKQS, from the exons ATGTTTCTTAATTACCAAAACTTGTTTTTAACCGCGTGGTCGTTATATATTTGCTCCGTTGCGCCGAGCGAAGGAGCTAACGCCACACTTTCCGTTTCAGCTGCGGCGGAGTCGCCCGTTTTTCTGCCGGCGACGGAGGACGACTCTCCCGCCCCCTTCATCTTGATGTCCGCCTTCCCGGACGATTTGGAGGTGAGCGACTACTGCAGCGAGCTGCTGAGCCTGTTTGGCCAGCGCTATGAGACCTATGTCAACTGCCTGGTTACGTCTGCCCGGCCGGTTAAAGTTTGCCAGAACTGCTTCGGCGCCTACGGCATGCTGGTGAACACCTACATGAACATCTCCTCGGAACAG TTGGGTCCTGGCAATGAGAGCTGCAGGGACAGCCTTCTGCGCAGTGACCGTCTCATGCTGGTCTATCTGCTGTTTAACAACCTAAAGGACATGTGGACCAAATCTGCCTGTGACA ACTGTATCAATGATGGATTCCAGAGCCTCACCAATGACACTCTGTATTTCATGTCCACTCTCAACCAAACTCTCACCTGCTTTGATATGTATCAACAG GGGAACCACACAGAGCTGTGTAAAAACTGTAAGAGTGCATATAAGGTCCTCAATGAGCTTTACAGCCGCATGGAGAAGAACGACACCATGTGTATTGACATTGAGGATGGG ATGAACGTGACCCGCAGGCTGTGGAGTAAAAACTTCAAATGTTCCCTCCCCCGCGAGGAGACGGTGCCTGTCATCGCCGTGTCCGGCTTCATGCTCTTTCTGCCCATCATCTTCTACTTGAGCAGCTTCCTTCACTCGGAACAAAAGAAACGCAAGCTCATACACC CCAAGAGAGCAAAGTCGTACGCCGCCAGTCTGATGAACATTCAGGACAAGCAGAGCTGA